Proteins from a genomic interval of Stenotrophomonas sp. WZN-1:
- the uppS gene encoding polyprenyl diphosphate synthase yields MPSAPPPLPAALPRHIAIIMDGNGRWAQQRRRPRVIGHRAGARAVNRTIERCLELGIPALTLFAFSSENWGRPQEEVDALMKLFLGALDREVDELHRRGVRVRFIGERERFGAGLVSRMQLAEQRTADNTTLTLSIAASYGGRQDIARAARALAVEVAAGRLLPEQIDESLLGSQVALADLPPPDLFIRTGGDTRISNFLLWQLAYTELWFTEALWPDFDAGQLQQALDAYAGRERRFGLTSAQIAALATETSSP; encoded by the coding sequence ATGCCTTCAGCCCCGCCTCCGTTGCCGGCCGCCCTGCCCCGCCACATTGCCATCATCATGGATGGCAATGGGCGCTGGGCACAGCAGCGCCGTCGCCCCCGCGTGATCGGCCACCGTGCCGGCGCGCGCGCGGTCAACCGCACCATCGAGCGCTGCCTTGAGCTGGGCATTCCGGCGCTGACCCTGTTCGCCTTCTCCAGCGAGAACTGGGGCCGGCCGCAGGAGGAAGTGGATGCGTTGATGAAGCTGTTCCTCGGCGCACTCGACCGCGAAGTGGACGAGCTGCACCGGCGTGGCGTGCGCGTACGCTTCATCGGCGAACGCGAGCGCTTCGGTGCAGGGCTGGTCAGCCGCATGCAGCTGGCCGAGCAGCGCACCGCCGACAACACCACCCTGACCCTGTCGATCGCCGCCAGCTATGGTGGCCGCCAGGACATCGCCCGCGCCGCGCGCGCCCTGGCCGTCGAAGTGGCGGCCGGTCGCCTGCTGCCCGAGCAGATCGACGAATCGCTGCTGGGCAGCCAGGTCGCCCTGGCCGACCTGCCGCCGCCGGACCTGTTCATCCGCACCGGCGGCGACACCCGCATCAGCAATTTCCTGCTGTGGCAGCTGGCCTACACCGAGCTGTGGTTCACCGAGGCCCTGTGGCCTGACTTCGATGCCGGGCAGTTGCAGCAGGCGCTTGACGCCTATGCCGGCCGCGAGCGTCGTTTCGGCCTGACCAGCGCCCAGATCGCCGCACTGGCCACCGAGACTTCCAGCCCATGA
- the frr gene encoding ribosome recycling factor, whose protein sequence is MLNDIKNNAQTRMAKSIDALKHTLTSIRTGRATPALLDRVTVSAYGNASTPLNQVASISNADAHSLLVTPFDKSMIKEIEKGLYNAEFTPNTLGTAIRINMPPPTEERRKELAKQVQKEGEGAKIAIRNIRQDANKEIAKLVKDKAISEDEKKRGEDDIQKLTDANIKDVDKVVADKEKELLSV, encoded by the coding sequence ATGCTCAACGACATCAAGAACAACGCGCAGACGCGCATGGCCAAGAGCATCGACGCTCTGAAGCACACCCTCACCTCCATCCGGACCGGGCGTGCCACGCCGGCCCTGCTGGACCGCGTGACGGTCAGTGCCTATGGCAACGCCAGCACCCCGCTGAACCAGGTTGCCTCGATCTCCAACGCCGACGCGCACTCGCTGCTGGTCACGCCGTTCGACAAGAGCATGATCAAGGAGATCGAGAAGGGTCTCTACAACGCCGAGTTCACCCCGAACACCCTGGGCACCGCGATCCGCATCAACATGCCGCCGCCGACCGAAGAGCGCCGCAAGGAGCTGGCCAAGCAGGTGCAGAAGGAAGGTGAAGGCGCCAAGATCGCGATCCGCAACATCCGTCAGGACGCGAACAAGGAAATCGCCAAGCTGGTCAAGGACAAGGCGATCAGCGAAGACGAGAAGAAGCGCGGCGAAGACGACATCCAGAAGCTGACCGACGCCAACATCAAGGACGTCGACAAGGTCGTCGCCGACAAGGAAAAAGAACTGCTGTCGGTCTGA
- the tsf gene encoding translation elongation factor Ts, with protein MEITASLVKELRERTGAGMMECKKALTEAGGDIDAAAEAMRKSGAAKADKKADRVAAEGRVGLAQDGGKAVLVEINSETDFVANDVNFKTFVDAVAAAALASGATDVEAVKAAKLADGRTVEEARATAVQTLGENIQIRRMVNVDTTGNIGAYVHTNGKVGVLVDLIGGDVELARGLAMHVAALKPPHNKAGDVPAEFVEKEKEIELAKMSEKDKSKPADILEKIIAGKINKIVSDVTLYGQTYVLGDTSVEQVVKAAGADVAGFKLLVVGEGIEKVVEDYAAEVAKAMQV; from the coding sequence GTGGAAATCACTGCTTCCCTGGTCAAGGAACTGCGCGAGCGCACCGGCGCCGGCATGATGGAATGCAAGAAGGCTCTCACCGAAGCCGGCGGCGACATCGACGCCGCTGCAGAAGCCATGCGCAAGTCCGGCGCTGCCAAGGCCGACAAGAAGGCTGACCGCGTGGCCGCCGAAGGCCGCGTGGGCCTGGCCCAGGACGGCGGCAAGGCCGTGCTGGTCGAGATCAACTCGGAAACCGACTTCGTTGCCAACGACGTCAACTTCAAGACCTTCGTCGACGCCGTCGCCGCTGCCGCCCTGGCATCGGGCGCCACCGACGTCGAAGCCGTGAAGGCCGCCAAGCTGGCCGACGGCCGTACCGTCGAGGAAGCCCGCGCCACCGCCGTGCAGACCCTGGGTGAAAACATCCAGATCCGCCGCATGGTGAACGTCGACACCACCGGCAACATCGGTGCCTACGTCCACACCAACGGCAAGGTCGGCGTGCTGGTTGACCTGATCGGCGGCGACGTCGAGCTGGCCCGCGGCCTGGCCATGCACGTGGCTGCGCTGAAGCCGCCGCACAACAAGGCAGGCGACGTGCCGGCCGAGTTCGTGGAAAAGGAAAAGGAAATCGAACTGGCCAAGATGTCCGAGAAGGACAAGTCCAAGCCGGCCGACATCCTGGAAAAGATCATCGCCGGCAAGATCAACAAGATCGTCAGCGACGTGACCCTGTACGGCCAGACCTACGTGCTGGGCGATACCAGCGTCGAGCAGGTGGTCAAGGCCGCTGGCGCCGACGTGGCAGGCTTCAAGCTGCTGGTCGTCGGCGAAGGCATCGAGAAGGTGGTGGAAGACTACGCCGCTGAAGTTGCCAAGGCGATGCAGGTCTGA
- a CDS encoding GGDEF domain-containing protein, which translates to MPPELTAALALCRNLPSPPGIALRIIELAQDPEADIATAADIIAIDMALSARMLRIANSPLYASRRRIENLGQALTMLGLNATISLALGFTVTQGLTGGTGADHDLRQRAWKRSILSALAASQLGQARGLRRLEELMLAGLLQDLGVLCLAQAESERYLPLLREARDNIDLVAREREELGCSHAEVGAWVAEQWGLPRYLVESISHSEDEDTAESPFQACVQLSGAVADIWLDTDADAARERALQQVHDRLELDSARFDLVLARISEALPDIASLFDAGLNSPSRVRELIDHAQELATLRNLRELQDADQARRRADEFEARAKRLADQAHRDALTGVLNRRQLEAVLEQEFLRAGRQGWPLSVAFIDLDDFKKINDAHGHLTGDEVLRAFAGKLQGQLRSSDTVARFGGEEFVALLPNTSESVALDVIRRVLANIVATPMAELEGGPLFVTFSAGVATQGGYERFADVQDLLRAADDVLYRSKNLGRNRVIARSPGALGHDELSATAGAELG; encoded by the coding sequence ATGCCTCCCGAGCTGACAGCTGCCCTGGCGCTCTGCCGCAACCTGCCTTCGCCACCCGGTATTGCCCTGCGCATCATCGAACTGGCCCAGGACCCGGAAGCGGACATCGCCACCGCCGCCGACATCATCGCCATCGACATGGCGCTGAGCGCTCGCATGCTGCGCATCGCCAATTCGCCGCTGTATGCCAGCCGCCGCCGCATCGAGAACCTCGGCCAGGCACTGACCATGCTGGGCCTGAACGCCACGATCAGCCTTGCTCTCGGCTTCACCGTCACCCAGGGCCTGACCGGCGGCACCGGCGCCGACCATGACCTGCGCCAGCGCGCGTGGAAGCGCAGCATCCTCAGCGCCCTGGCCGCCAGCCAGCTGGGCCAGGCGCGCGGCCTGCGCCGGCTGGAAGAGCTGATGCTGGCCGGCCTGCTGCAGGACCTGGGCGTGCTGTGCCTGGCCCAGGCCGAGTCGGAACGCTACCTGCCGCTGTTGCGCGAGGCACGCGACAACATCGACCTGGTCGCCCGCGAACGCGAAGAACTGGGCTGCAGCCATGCCGAGGTCGGCGCCTGGGTGGCCGAGCAATGGGGCCTGCCACGCTACCTGGTCGAGAGCATCAGCCACAGCGAGGACGAGGACACCGCCGAATCGCCGTTCCAGGCCTGCGTGCAGCTGTCCGGCGCCGTGGCCGACATCTGGCTGGATACCGACGCCGATGCCGCGCGCGAGCGTGCCCTGCAGCAGGTGCACGACCGCCTGGAACTGGACAGCGCGCGCTTCGACCTGGTACTGGCCCGCATCAGCGAAGCCCTGCCCGACATCGCCAGCCTGTTCGATGCCGGCCTCAATTCACCGTCGCGGGTACGCGAGCTGATCGACCACGCGCAGGAGCTGGCGACGCTGCGCAACCTGCGCGAACTGCAGGATGCCGACCAGGCACGCCGCCGCGCCGACGAGTTCGAGGCGCGCGCCAAGCGCCTCGCCGACCAGGCCCATCGTGACGCGTTGACCGGCGTGCTCAACCGCCGCCAGCTGGAAGCGGTACTGGAGCAGGAATTCCTGCGCGCCGGCCGCCAGGGCTGGCCGTTGTCGGTGGCCTTCATCGACCTGGACGACTTCAAGAAGATCAACGACGCCCATGGCCACCTGACCGGCGACGAAGTGCTGCGCGCCTTCGCCGGCAAGCTGCAGGGCCAGCTGCGTAGCAGCGACACCGTCGCCCGATTCGGCGGCGAGGAATTCGTCGCCCTGCTGCCCAATACCAGTGAATCGGTGGCGCTGGACGTGATCCGCCGGGTGCTGGCCAACATCGTCGCCACGCCGATGGCCGAGCTGGAGGGCGGGCCACTGTTCGTCACCTTCTCCGCCGGCGTGGCCACCCAGGGTGGCTACGAGCGCTTCGCCGACGTGCAGGACCTGCTGCGCGCGGCCGACGATGTGCTGTACCGCTCCAAGAATCTGGGCCGCAACCGGGTGATCGCCCGCTCCCCGGGCGCACTTGGCCACGACGAGCTGTCGGCCACCGCCGGCGCCGAGCTGGGCTGA
- a CDS encoding pilus assembly protein has product MRALLTLLALLLALPATALELLPTTLQLPAQGGRAELWLHNPGPGRWQGQVQVLAWDQHLDAELLKPSDQIRVSPARLDLAPGSTQRLWLLPAEPAAAVGEQAYRIVLAPALAGLPRYSLALFRGPAATPLHARLQGRVETQASQPTLRLSNTGILHGRLHDLRFIAADGQSTLLTAGLAGYILAGHERRWPLPARADGYAGGRFQARLQDGREVDLAAPDPVIAASTPSGL; this is encoded by the coding sequence ATGCGCGCGCTGCTGACCCTGTTGGCACTGCTGCTGGCACTGCCCGCCACGGCGCTGGAGCTGTTGCCGACCACCCTGCAGCTGCCGGCCCAGGGCGGCCGCGCCGAACTGTGGCTGCACAACCCCGGGCCCGGCCGCTGGCAGGGCCAGGTGCAGGTGCTGGCCTGGGATCAGCATCTGGACGCCGAACTGCTGAAGCCGAGCGACCAGATCCGGGTCAGCCCTGCGCGCCTGGACCTCGCCCCCGGTAGTACCCAGCGCCTCTGGCTGCTGCCAGCCGAACCGGCGGCGGCGGTCGGCGAACAGGCCTATCGGATCGTACTCGCGCCGGCACTGGCGGGGTTGCCGCGCTATTCCCTGGCGCTGTTCCGCGGCCCAGCGGCAACACCGCTGCATGCCCGCCTGCAGGGCCGCGTCGAGACCCAAGCGTCGCAGCCCACACTGCGACTCAGCAATACCGGTATCTTGCATGGTCGCCTGCACGATCTGCGCTTCATCGCGGCGGACGGTCAGTCAACGCTGCTGACGGCGGGCCTGGCCGGCTACATCCTGGCGGGCCATGAACGCCGCTGGCCCCTGCCTGCCCGCGCCGATGGCTACGCAGGTGGCCGCTTCCAGGCACGCCTGCAGGACGGCCGCGAGGTCGATCTGGCCGCACCTGACCCTGTAATTGCAGCAAGCACCCCCAGCGGGCTATAA
- the rpsB gene encoding 30S ribosomal protein S2, protein MPQVTMRQMLEAGVHFGHQTRYWNPKMAPYIFGARGKIHIINLEKTVPLFNDAMNFISSVAQKRGTVLFLGTKRSARETIKEEAERCGMPFMNQRWLGGTLTNFRTVKQSVARLKELEAGETDGTFEKLVKHEVLGLRRERDKLEASLGGIKDMNRLPDAIFVIDIGHEDIAIKEAKKLGIPVIAVVDTNYNPELVDYAIPGNDDAIRAVQLYARAAADAVLEGKAAAPHAASVREEEFAEAAAEGEEKPARRAPAKKAAKKGDDAQA, encoded by the coding sequence ATGCCCCAGGTCACCATGCGTCAGATGCTGGAAGCCGGCGTCCACTTCGGCCACCAGACCCGCTACTGGAACCCGAAGATGGCTCCGTACATCTTCGGCGCCCGCGGCAAGATCCACATCATCAACCTGGAAAAGACCGTCCCGCTGTTCAACGACGCGATGAACTTCATCTCGTCGGTTGCCCAGAAGCGCGGCACCGTCCTGTTCCTGGGCACCAAGCGCAGCGCCCGCGAAACCATCAAGGAAGAAGCCGAGCGTTGCGGCATGCCGTTCATGAACCAGCGTTGGCTGGGCGGCACCCTGACCAACTTCCGTACCGTCAAGCAGTCGGTTGCCCGCCTGAAGGAACTGGAAGCCGGTGAAACCGACGGCACCTTCGAGAAGCTGGTCAAGCACGAAGTGCTGGGCCTGCGTCGCGAGCGCGACAAGCTGGAAGCCTCGCTGGGCGGCATCAAGGACATGAACCGTCTGCCGGACGCCATCTTCGTGATCGACATCGGCCACGAAGACATCGCGATCAAGGAAGCCAAGAAGCTGGGCATCCCGGTCATCGCCGTGGTCGACACCAACTACAACCCGGAACTGGTGGACTACGCCATCCCGGGCAACGACGACGCCATCCGCGCTGTGCAGCTGTACGCCCGCGCCGCTGCCGACGCCGTGCTGGAAGGCAAGGCTGCTGCTCCGCACGCTGCTTCGGTGCGTGAGGAAGAGTTCGCTGAAGCCGCTGCTGAAGGCGAAGAGAAGCCGGCCCGCCGCGCTCCGGCCAAGAAGGCTGCCAAGAAGGGCGACGACGCCCAGGCCTGA
- the pyrH gene encoding UMP kinase has product MSKLAYRRILLKLSGEALMGDEDYGIDPKVINRLAREVIEAQQAGAEVALVIGGGNIFRGAGLAAGGMDRVTGDQMGMLATVINALAMQDALEKLGAKARVMSAIKINDVCEDYIRRRAIRHLEKGRLVIFAAGVGSPFFTTDSGAALRAIEIGADLLLKATKVDGVYDKDPNKHSDAVRFDSLSYDEVIRRGLEVMDTAAFALARDSDLPMRVFDMGQPGELLKILNGANIGTLVQGRDPA; this is encoded by the coding sequence ATGTCCAAGCTCGCCTATCGCCGCATCCTTCTGAAACTGTCCGGGGAGGCGCTGATGGGAGACGAGGACTACGGCATCGACCCGAAGGTCATCAATCGCCTGGCCCGCGAGGTCATCGAAGCCCAGCAGGCCGGTGCCGAAGTGGCGCTGGTGATCGGCGGCGGCAACATCTTCCGCGGCGCCGGCCTGGCCGCCGGCGGCATGGACCGGGTCACCGGCGACCAGATGGGCATGCTGGCCACGGTCATCAACGCCCTGGCCATGCAGGACGCCCTCGAGAAGCTGGGCGCCAAGGCCCGCGTGATGAGCGCGATCAAGATCAACGACGTGTGCGAGGACTACATCCGCCGCCGTGCCATCCGCCACCTGGAAAAGGGCCGCCTGGTGATCTTCGCCGCCGGCGTCGGCAGCCCGTTCTTCACCACCGATTCCGGCGCCGCCCTGCGCGCGATCGAGATCGGCGCCGACCTGCTGCTGAAGGCCACCAAGGTCGATGGCGTGTACGACAAGGACCCGAACAAGCACAGCGATGCGGTCCGCTTCGACAGCCTGAGCTACGACGAAGTGATCCGCCGTGGCCTGGAAGTGATGGACACCGCAGCCTTCGCACTGGCCCGCGACAGCGACCTGCCGATGCGCGTGTTCGACATGGGCCAGCCGGGCGAGCTGCTGAAGATCCTCAACGGCGCGAACATCGGCACCCTGGTCCAGGGCCGCGACCCGGCCTGA